The Haloferax sp. Atlit-12N genome window below encodes:
- a CDS encoding ABC transporter ATP-binding protein produces the protein MTGPVLRGDSLTVERGDSTILADVSITVEPDTSLLIQGPSGAGKTTLFNVLGLLSTPTSGSLYVHGDDTSALPERKRAVLRRDAIGFVFQDFQLIPDLTAWDNAALPQDHTRSRDEAWLDTLFDALDILDLKDQYPATLSGGEKQRVAIARALANRPDVVFADEPTGQLDPETAERVLDLLFRVKDQTDTALVVISHDPTLSDQFEETHVLIDGSLRRKSDERIPQ, from the coding sequence ATGACGGGCCCCGTACTGCGCGGCGATTCGCTCACCGTCGAACGCGGTGACTCCACCATTCTCGCGGACGTCTCCATCACCGTCGAGCCTGACACCTCCCTCCTCATTCAAGGCCCGAGCGGTGCCGGGAAGACGACGCTGTTCAACGTCCTCGGACTGCTCAGCACCCCGACGAGCGGCTCGCTGTACGTCCACGGCGACGACACGAGCGCGCTTCCCGAGCGCAAACGCGCCGTCCTCCGGCGGGACGCAATCGGGTTCGTGTTCCAGGACTTCCAGCTCATCCCGGACCTGACCGCGTGGGACAACGCCGCGCTCCCGCAGGACCACACCCGGAGCCGAGACGAGGCGTGGCTCGACACGCTGTTCGACGCCCTCGACATTTTAGACCTCAAAGACCAGTATCCGGCGACGCTCAGCGGCGGGGAGAAACAGCGCGTCGCCATCGCCCGCGCCCTCGCCAACCGGCCGGACGTCGTCTTCGCCGACGAGCCGACGGGGCAACTCGACCCGGAAACCGCAGAACGAGTTCTCGACCTCCTGTTCCGGGTCAAAGACCAGACGGACACCGCGCTCGTCGTCATCAGCCACGACCCCACGCTGTCCGACCAGTTCGAGGAGACGCACGTGCTGATAGACGGCTCGCTCCGCCGAAAATCGGACGAGCGCATCCCGCAATGA
- a CDS encoding FtsX-like permease family protein has protein sequence MGYRRALSFSWETRDTLAVLVIALTVSFLVGAAILGVSLGQQTTTISDEFGTSYHVERAASPSNVAGASDSEVRLVLVRASVDGTPATIVGIPPDAPDLTVRGQTIDFPRPATGTLAVVGGPPSGETATLETDDTATTVTVAGRSGHQVLRDSWYVTRAETVSAFEATEVVTIERADGEPATPLLSALQFFVRGTDQLVRLLQLATLASGILVGVTTYSVIRLTVKERRPDIAVLRSTGATPRQIVGVYTLRAITLAAIGLALGYSIGVILVRAVLNAAVYAGLPTSLALALTPTVVQLLGLAAAVLLVAGVVAGLTASYPEATKPLDRLSSPGQPTVEGSRSPFKRLFETRLLGWEATVPTVATLSVFMGVVLLLSAVIGAVGPLSGVGQQTITEPDAPHPIASNVPESYASALRSQGVAVSPEILLFEVYRSTPFVARGVNYSAYESLAHTTLTAGREPTGDDEALVGASLAEATDLAVGDTLVLGGSTTPGITRIEIVGRFAGTGVQDDQLLVSLDTARHLTTTGDNGVQFIRTSGLASGDANTSTIVVTDATVTRRDGSFGVAVEATNLGLSDASRPVSVTLGDATAEAALSVPSRRSTTTFVAFETPPAGTVSLSVADVTKSVTVDERGRVVEPLRVTVPASIPVGSEPRVSVSRGSEPVANATVSVDDRSQTQTTDASGATRVRFNETGTSVVSVRADGQQRNTTLTVSDDATRRPVQTLSLSPQAPTLFTSPTVTARLSNPWAQRLNATVTIRGPGTNVERAVSLAPGGNRRVSATLPQRPAGEYTISSQVGAGEETTLTYRVRGDERLATALAGSGRYTSGGGIAQAIQLVFGNLEVLLAAVVALVSLMTVGSTTAAFTRSTYGVRKTIGVYRVTGARRTDVLRLVLFDTLKVGLVASVAAFAIATAAVTALLSLGELRVFGVALTPVFSPGVVAGMVLAGLGLAVTSACLATGYLLLQDPAALLVDRHIPTPEGEGSITNE, from the coding sequence ATGGGCTACCGTCGAGCACTTTCGTTCAGCTGGGAGACGCGCGATACACTCGCGGTGCTCGTCATCGCCCTCACCGTCTCGTTTCTCGTCGGCGCCGCGATTCTCGGCGTCTCGCTCGGCCAGCAGACGACGACTATCTCCGACGAGTTCGGGACGAGCTATCACGTCGAGCGCGCGGCCTCCCCGTCGAATGTCGCGGGCGCGAGCGACTCTGAAGTCCGACTCGTCTTGGTTCGCGCCTCCGTCGACGGGACGCCCGCGACGATTGTGGGTATCCCGCCGGATGCGCCGGACCTCACCGTCCGGGGACAGACAATCGACTTCCCACGACCGGCCACCGGAACGCTCGCCGTCGTGGGCGGACCGCCTTCCGGTGAGACCGCCACGCTCGAAACGGACGACACGGCGACGACGGTCACGGTCGCAGGCCGCTCGGGCCATCAGGTCCTCCGAGATAGTTGGTACGTCACCCGCGCCGAGACGGTTTCGGCGTTCGAGGCGACCGAGGTGGTCACCATCGAACGGGCGGACGGCGAGCCGGCGACGCCGCTGTTGTCGGCGCTCCAGTTCTTCGTCCGCGGCACCGACCAACTGGTCCGCCTGCTCCAACTCGCGACGCTCGCGAGCGGGATTCTCGTCGGGGTGACGACGTACAGCGTCATCCGACTCACGGTCAAGGAGCGGCGGCCGGACATCGCCGTGCTCCGCTCGACGGGCGCGACGCCGCGGCAAATCGTCGGCGTGTACACGCTCCGCGCCATCACACTCGCGGCCATTGGGCTGGCGCTCGGATACAGTATCGGCGTCATCCTCGTCCGTGCGGTCCTGAACGCGGCCGTGTACGCTGGCCTCCCGACCTCGCTCGCGCTCGCGCTCACGCCGACGGTCGTCCAACTGCTTGGACTGGCGGCCGCCGTGCTTCTCGTCGCCGGCGTTGTCGCCGGCCTGACCGCGTCGTACCCGGAAGCGACGAAACCGCTGGACCGGCTGTCGTCGCCGGGACAGCCGACCGTCGAAGGCTCCCGGTCGCCGTTCAAACGACTGTTCGAGACGCGACTGCTCGGGTGGGAGGCGACCGTACCGACCGTCGCAACGCTGAGCGTGTTCATGGGCGTGGTGCTGTTGCTGTCGGCTGTCATCGGTGCGGTCGGCCCGCTGTCGGGCGTCGGACAGCAGACGATTACGGAACCGGACGCACCGCATCCCATCGCCAGTAACGTTCCGGAGTCGTACGCGTCCGCGCTCCGCAGTCAGGGCGTCGCGGTCAGCCCGGAGATTCTCCTCTTCGAAGTGTACCGCAGTACGCCGTTCGTCGCCCGGGGGGTGAACTACTCCGCGTACGAGTCGTTGGCGCACACGACGCTGACGGCGGGACGGGAGCCGACCGGTGACGACGAGGCGCTCGTCGGCGCGAGCCTCGCCGAGGCGACCGACCTCGCGGTCGGCGACACGCTCGTTCTCGGCGGCAGCACGACCCCCGGAATCACGCGAATCGAAATCGTGGGGCGGTTCGCCGGGACCGGTGTCCAAGACGACCAACTGCTGGTGTCGCTCGACACGGCGCGTCATCTCACAACGACGGGGGATAACGGGGTTCAGTTTATCAGAACCAGCGGCCTCGCCAGCGGGGACGCGAACACGTCGACAATCGTGGTCACTGACGCGACGGTCACCCGTCGTGATGGGAGCTTCGGCGTCGCCGTCGAGGCCACGAATCTCGGGCTGAGCGACGCCTCGCGGCCCGTCTCGGTCACGCTCGGCGACGCGACGGCGGAGGCCGCGCTCTCGGTGCCCAGTCGCCGGTCGACGACGACGTTCGTCGCGTTCGAGACGCCGCCGGCAGGCACCGTCTCCCTCTCGGTGGCCGACGTGACGAAGTCGGTGACGGTCGACGAGCGAGGACGCGTCGTCGAGCCACTTCGCGTGACTGTCCCCGCGTCGATACCCGTCGGGAGCGAGCCGCGAGTCAGCGTCTCGCGGGGCAGTGAGCCGGTCGCAAACGCGACGGTCTCGGTCGACGACCGGAGTCAGACCCAGACGACGGACGCGAGCGGGGCGACCCGCGTCCGGTTCAACGAGACCGGGACGTCCGTCGTGTCGGTTCGCGCCGACGGCCAACAGCGTAACACGACGCTCACCGTCTCCGACGACGCGACTCGGCGACCGGTCCAGACGCTCTCGCTCTCGCCGCAGGCCCCCACGCTGTTCACGTCGCCGACGGTGACGGCGCGACTCAGTAACCCGTGGGCACAGCGGCTGAACGCGACGGTGACCATTCGCGGCCCGGGGACGAACGTCGAGCGGGCCGTCTCGCTCGCGCCGGGTGGGAACCGTCGCGTCTCGGCGACTCTCCCCCAGCGGCCGGCCGGAGAGTACACCATCTCGTCGCAGGTCGGCGCGGGCGAAGAGACGACGCTCACCTACCGCGTCCGGGGCGACGAGCGGTTGGCGACGGCGCTCGCGGGGAGCGGTCGCTACACGAGCGGTGGTGGCATCGCACAGGCGATTCAGCTCGTCTTCGGGAACCTCGAAGTGCTCCTCGCCGCGGTCGTCGCGCTCGTGAGTCTCATGACGGTCGGGAGCACGACCGCGGCGTTCACGCGGAGCACCTACGGCGTTCGGAAGACCATCGGCGTGTACCGCGTGACCGGGGCGCGCCGGACCGACGTTCTCCGACTCGTCCTCTTCGACACGCTCAAAGTCGGCCTCGTCGCGTCGGTCGCCGCGTTCGCCATCGCCACCGCGGCCGTGACGGCGCTCCTGTCACTCGGCGAACTCCGCGTGTTCGGCGTCGCGCTCACGCCGGTGTTCTCGCCCGGCGTCGTCGCCGGGATGGTTCTCGCGGGCCTCGGACTCGCGGTCACGAGCGCCTGTCTCGCGACGGGCTATCTGTTGCTGCAGGACCCTGCCGCACTCTTAGTGGATAGACATATACCGACGCCCGAGGGAGAGGGAAGTATCACCAATGAGTAA
- a CDS encoding CARDB domain-containing protein, which translates to MKLKARHGFLLLLALALAVAPGVSAAAGSTAVALEPTNQTVGNGETTTFDVVVTNASGGVGAANISFSVANETAAITQVAFSHETVENNTTYASDNSSATLTGYGLDTNQTGSVVVATVTVRGNATSAAETEVTPHVNALGDEDGNDYTVNEERSAQLDVATSSGDDGSGGGGDDGDDGDSGSGDGGDGDTASTTVTNLSVGATDVETGENVEVTAAVLNDGDVTTNATVNLTVGGAVRTTKTVSDLDPGNESTVVFLPAFQQAGTYNLSVGGEWATVTVAEPTTTTSDPVTTETPTETESQAPGFGVLTALLSLVALVGAARLRAE; encoded by the coding sequence ATGAAACTGAAAGCGCGGCACGGCTTCCTGCTGCTGCTGGCGCTCGCGCTCGCCGTCGCACCCGGGGTGAGCGCCGCGGCCGGGTCGACGGCCGTTGCGCTCGAACCGACGAACCAGACGGTCGGGAACGGCGAGACGACGACGTTCGACGTGGTCGTGACGAACGCCTCCGGCGGCGTCGGCGCGGCGAACATCTCGTTCTCGGTCGCCAACGAGACGGCGGCCATCACGCAGGTCGCGTTCAGTCACGAGACGGTTGAGAACAACACGACGTACGCGAGTGACAACAGCTCTGCGACGCTCACCGGCTACGGACTCGACACGAACCAGACCGGTTCGGTGGTCGTCGCGACCGTCACGGTCAGGGGGAACGCGACGAGCGCAGCCGAAACCGAGGTCACGCCTCACGTCAACGCGCTCGGCGACGAGGACGGCAACGACTACACGGTTAATGAGGAGCGCTCCGCACAGCTCGACGTGGCGACCTCCTCCGGGGACGATGGCTCCGGGGGCGGCGGTGACGACGGCGACGATGGTGACAGTGGCTCCGGCGACGGCGGCGACGGAGATACGGCGTCGACAACTGTCACTAACCTCTCCGTCGGGGCGACCGATGTCGAGACCGGCGAGAACGTCGAAGTCACGGCGGCCGTCCTGAACGACGGCGACGTGACGACGAACGCGACGGTCAACCTCACGGTCGGCGGGGCGGTCCGAACGACGAAAACCGTCTCCGACCTCGACCCCGGCAACGAATCGACCGTCGTGTTCCTCCCGGCGTTCCAGCAGGCGGGGACGTACAACCTCTCCGTCGGTGGCGAGTGGGCGACGGTCACGGTCGCCGAGCCGACCACGACGACTTCCGACCCGGTGACGACCGAGACGCCGACGGAGACGGAGAGCCAAGCGCCGGGCTTCGGCGTGCTGACGGCGCTCCTCTCGCTGGTCGCGCTCGTCGGTGCGGCGCGTCTGCGGGCCGAGTAA
- a CDS encoding DUF502 domain-containing protein, with the protein MSAKETGQSLYERVYNTLLTGVAIMIPIVITLYVLRVGIDFVRNALEPFIELLRWAGIIGRFESVEFITLLIDLGIYSFVVDFFTELVALLVLFAIVAVVGTIGRNQYGEKIIGVFDLVISSIPGVGTVYKSFRRMGDVVLDEGADEFQDVKLVQCFDDDVYVLGFQTGGSPATIEQSTGHNEMVSMFLPLAPNPVTGGLLTYIPADDVYDIDMTVEEGVRSILTSGVATDEDADALGVNMSELRGTERLQDIRESMITRERKEKQD; encoded by the coding sequence GTGAGCGCCAAAGAGACCGGTCAATCGCTGTACGAACGGGTGTATAACACCCTGCTGACGGGCGTGGCGATCATGATCCCCATCGTCATCACGCTGTACGTCCTGCGCGTCGGCATCGACTTCGTCAGAAACGCCCTCGAACCGTTCATCGAACTCCTACGCTGGGCAGGTATCATCGGCCGCTTCGAGAGCGTCGAATTCATCACGCTCCTCATCGACCTCGGTATCTACTCGTTCGTCGTCGACTTCTTCACCGAACTGGTCGCCCTGCTCGTCCTCTTCGCCATCGTCGCGGTCGTAGGGACCATCGGCCGCAACCAGTACGGCGAGAAAATCATCGGCGTGTTCGACCTCGTCATCTCGTCGATTCCGGGTGTCGGCACGGTGTACAAGAGTTTCCGCCGCATGGGCGACGTGGTCCTCGACGAGGGGGCCGACGAGTTCCAGGACGTGAAACTCGTCCAGTGTTTCGACGACGACGTGTACGTACTGGGCTTCCAGACGGGCGGTTCCCCCGCGACCATCGAACAGTCGACCGGCCACAACGAGATGGTCTCGATGTTCCTCCCGCTCGCGCCCAACCCGGTCACCGGCGGCCTGCTCACCTACATCCCCGCCGACGACGTGTACGACATCGACATGACCGTCGAGGAGGGCGTCCGGAGCATCCTCACGAGCGGTGTCGCCACCGACGAGGACGCTGACGCGCTCGGCGTAAACATGTCCGAACTCCGCGGCACAGAGCGGTTACAGGACATCCGCGAGTCGATGATTACGCGAGAGCGGAAGGAAAAACAGGACTGA
- a CDS encoding acetyltransferase, translating to MNGPDTADETSFYFDYELQVDATRDAVAKLAREVLQYEWADYLRASPPEGPHTWHALDSGKPWGRVTPAAWERGRDRGFDLHFEHYPTPRALQRGQFRLELHLEDGIHGDADFSGDSPYAALRERLVAALDEVRDEHDDLPAGEFGTGRTLWRVDSHFLAGDTVAYYEALREALSAHDAFVDAAAAVLDDELPEHDPFGRD from the coding sequence ATGAACGGCCCGGACACCGCGGACGAAACGAGCTTCTATTTCGACTACGAGCTACAGGTCGACGCGACCCGCGACGCCGTAGCGAAGCTCGCTCGTGAGGTCCTCCAGTACGAGTGGGCCGACTACCTCCGTGCGTCCCCGCCGGAGGGTCCCCACACGTGGCACGCCCTCGACTCGGGGAAGCCGTGGGGCCGCGTCACGCCCGCGGCGTGGGAGCGCGGCCGCGACCGCGGCTTCGACCTCCACTTCGAGCACTACCCGACGCCGCGCGCCCTCCAGCGCGGACAGTTCCGCCTCGAACTCCACCTCGAAGACGGCATCCACGGCGACGCCGACTTCTCGGGCGACTCGCCGTACGCGGCGCTCCGCGAGCGACTCGTCGCGGCGCTCGACGAGGTGCGCGACGAACACGACGACCTCCCGGCCGGCGAGTTCGGCACCGGGCGGACGCTCTGGCGGGTCGATTCTCACTTCCTCGCGGGCGACACCGTCGCCTACTACGAGGCGCTCCGCGAGGCGCTGTCGGCGCACGACGCGTTTGTCGACGCCGCGGCGGCCGTCCTCGACGACGAACTCCCCGAGCACGACCCGTTCGGGCGCGACTGA